The stretch of DNA CAGCAGTTCGCGACGGATGAAGCTCGGGCGCGTGGTGACGTGGAGCGCGCTCGCGAACGAAAAGAGCGGCCTGAGCGCGCTGCCTTCGGCGAGCTCGGAAGGGTCGAAGACCGGCCGGTTGTCGATGACCAGCGAGGAGACGACTCCCAGCGCGCAGCCGTCCCGCCCGGCTCCTGCGGAGCGCTCTTGCGTCGCGGCCGGCGCAGCGGTGACGGCGGCGGCGGTGACGGCGAGGAGGGAGGTCGCGAAGGCGGTGGCGGTTTGCGCTAGAATACTCTTTGTTCCCAAGTTCAGCCTTCGCGGTCTTAGATCAGGAGTCAGGTACCATGGCAAGCAGCCGCAGAGAGGCGCTCGAATACCACAGCACCGGAAGCCCGGGCAAGATCGAGGTCGTGCCGACCAAGTCGGTCTCGACTCAGCGCGACCTCACGCTGGCCTACTCGCCGGGCGTGGCGGAGCCCTGCCGCGAGATCGCCGAAAGGCCCGATGACGTGTTCAAGTACACCGCTCGCGGCAATCTGGTGGCGGTGGTGTCGAACGGAACCGCGGTCCTGGGCTTGGGAAACATCGGGCCGCTGGCGGCCAAGCCGGTCATGGAAGGCAAGGGCGTGCTCTTCAAGCGCTTCGCCGGTATCGACGTCTTCGATCTCGAGGTGGACGCCCGCGAAGCCGAGGACGTGATCCGCTTCTGCGAGATGCTGGGCCCCACAGTCGGGGGAATCAACCTGGAGGACATCGCCGCCCCCGAGTGCTTCGTGATCGAGCGCACGCTCCGGGAGACTCTCGACATCCCGGTCTTCCACGACGATCAGCACGGCACGGCGATCATCGCGGCGGCGGCGTTCCTCAACGCGCTGGACCTCGTGGACAAGAAGGTGGAGGACGTGCGAGTCGTCTTCAGCGGGGCGGGGGCCTCGGCGCTCTCCACCGCGTCCCACCTGCGCCGGCTGGGAGCCTCTCCCGAGAACATCGTGCTCTGCGACTCGCGGGGCGTGATCCACAACGGGCGCGACTCGGGCATGAACGAGTACAAGGAGCCCTTCGCCGTCGCCACCGAGGCGAGGACCCTGGAAGAGAGCCTCGTCGGCGCGGACGTGTTCATCGGTCTCTCGGTCAAGGGGATAGTCTCACCCGAGATGGTCCGATCGATGGCTCGCGACCCGATCATCTTCGCTCTTGCGAACCCCGATCCCGAGATCCTCCCGGAGGAGGCGAGGGCGGTGCGCGGCGACGCCATCATCGCCACCGGACGTTCGGACTACCCGAACCAGGTAAACAACGTCCTCGGTTTTCCCTTCATCTTCCGGGGCGCTCTCGATGTCCGGGCGCGCGGGATCAACGAGGAGATGATGCTCGCCGCCACTCTCGCTCTGGCGGAGCTTGCGCGTCAGGAGGTGCCGGAGGCGGTACGGGGCGCCTACTCCGACAACGACCTCCGCTTCGGCCGGGACTATCTGATCCCGAAGCCCTTCGACCACAGGGTCCTCTTCTATGTGGCGCCCGCCGTCGCCGCAGCGGCCATCCGCAGCGGACTCGCCCGCAAGGCGCTGGACCTGGCGGAGTACCGCGACAGCCTGCACGCCCTTCTGGGGCCCGGTCGCGCCCTGATGAGCGCCACCCGCGCCCGCGCCCGCGCCAGACCGGCTCGGGTCGTCTTTCCGGAGGGTCACAACGTGAACGTGATCCGCGCGGCTTCCGAGCTCGCGGCCGAGGGCGCCTGCCGTCCAGTCCTGCTGGGCAGGCCCCCCCGGGTGGCGGAGAAGGCGGAGTGGATGGGTCTCGACATGTCCGGTGTCGAAGTGGTCTACGCTGCCGAGATGAAAGCCGAGAGGCGCAGGTACGCCGACGAGCTTTACCGGAAGCGCGCTCGCAAGGGGCTGACCCTCGCCGAGGCCAGATGGAACCTCTTCAAACCGGTATATTTCGGCCTGTCCATGCTCCAGGACGGCGCCGCCGACGCAATGGTGGCGGGGATCGAGGCGAAGTACAGCGAGGTCCTGCGCTCCGCGCTGCACGTGGTGGGATCCGAAGAGGGCATCGACCGCGTCTCGGGGCTGCACGTGATCGCGTTGCGGAATCGGGATCTCGTTTTTCTGGCCGACACCACGGTCAACATCGACCCCGACGCCGAGACTCTGCGCGACATCGCGGTGCAGACGGCGACCTTCGTCAGAAGGCTGGGCGTTACTCCCCGGGTCGCTATGGTTACATTCTCCAACTTCGGATCGGTGCGTCACGAGGAGTCTCTGAAGATGGCGAGGGCCGTGGAGCTCGTACGCGCGGCGGATCCGGAACTGGAGATCGACGGCGAGATGCAGGCGGACACCGCCGTGGATCAGGCGAAATTAGAGAACATCTATCAATTCACCCATCTGAGCGGACCTGCCAACGTCCTCATCTTTTCACGACTTTCCGCCGCCAACGCCGCCTACAAGCTTCTCGACCGCCTCGGAGGAGCCGACTCGATCGGCCCGATTCTGTTGGGGATGGCCAAGCCGCTCCACATTCTCGAACGGGGTTGTTCGGTCCAGCACATCGTGAACCTGGCGACGATCGCGACAGTCGACTGGCAGACCCGCGCGAGATCAATCGACAACACCACCGATGTCTGAGCTAGACCCGAACACGCTGGCGCCCGGACTGGCGCCTTCCAAAGGGGTACACGCACGCCGGAGCACGGCCGAGCTCTGCGAGCTGGCTCTCATCCGAGGAGAGGGCCGCCTTACCGACATGGGAGCCTTCGCCGCCGTCACCGAGCCGCATACGGGCCGGTCGCCGAACGATCGCTTCATCGTCCGAGACGACGCCACCGACGGCGCTGTGGGCTGGGGAGCCCACAACCGACCATGTTCGGTCGACGGAGCCCGGGCGTTGCGCGAGGACCTGATCGCCCATCTGGCTCGACGTCCGCTGGTCGTCCATGACGCCCGGGCCGGAGCGCATCCCGGACATGCGGTGGGAGTGCGGTTGATCACCGAGAGCGCTTGGCACGCGATGTTCGCGCGCAACATGTTTCTGCGTCTGGCAGCAGCCGAACTCGCCGATTTCGTCCCTGACTTCACCATCCTGCACGCGCCTTCGCTCCAGGCCTCTCCGGAGCGGCACGACACGGCGTCGGAGACGGCTATCGTCACGGACTTCACGAACAGGGAGGTGCTGATCGCGGGGACGCGGTACGCCGGCGAGATCAAGAAGTCGATCTTCGCGGTCCTCAACTTCCTTCTTCCCGACGAGGGCGTGCTGCCCATGCACTGCTCGGCCAACGTGGGGCTGGAAAAGGGCGACGCGGCTCTCTTCTTCGGCCTCTCCGGTACGGGGAAGACGACTCTGTCCGCCGATCCGGCTCGTGGTCTCATCGGCGACGACGAGCACGGCTGGGGCCCGGACGGGATCTTCAATTTCGAGGGCGGATGCTACGCCAAGACCATCGATCTTTCCGAAAGGACCGAGCCCGAGATCTTCCGGGCATCGCGCAGGTTCGGGACCATCCTGGAGAACGTGGCGCTCAACGGATCGCGCGCCGCGAATTTCGACGACCGCTCCATCACCGAGAACACTCGGGCCTCGTACCCGGTGCACTTCATCGAGAATGCGATCGAGCCTTCCCGGGCCGGTCACCCCCGGAACGTCGTCTTCCTTACGGCGGACGCCTTCGGGGTCCTGCCGCCCATCTCCCGACTGAGCCCCGACCAGGCCATGTACCACTTCCTCTCCGGTTACACCGCCAAGGTCGCGGGCACCGAGCGAGGAGTGACCGAACCTACCGCCACCTTCAGCGCCTGCTTCGGCGCGCCCTTCATGCCGAGACCGCCGGCCCGGTATGCGGCCATGCTCGGGGAGCTGCTCGCGAACCACGGCGCTGACGTCTGGCTCATCAATACCGGCTGGACCGGGGGCGGATACGGGGTCGGAAGCAGGGTCGCCCTACCGTACACCCGCGCGATGGTCGATGCGGCGCTGTCCGGGGCGCTCCGGGTCGGGTCGTTCCGCGTGGACGAGGTCTTCGGCGTCGCCGTTCCCAGGGCGGTCCCGGACGTTCCGGCGGATATCCTCACCCCCCGCGCCACCTGGTCCGATCCTGCCGCGTATGACGCAGCCGCGGGTCGGCTTGCCCGGATGTTCCACGACAACTTCGAGCGCTTCCGGGACGAGGTGGCGGACGGGGTGGCCGGGGCGGGGCCCAAACCGAGCTGACCGAACGAAGTCCGAGAGCCCGAAGATCTATGGAATACGCCGCCAACTACATCGACGGATCCTGGCGCAGGTCCGGCGGCGGGACGCTGGCGGTCACAAATCCGGCCACCGGGGAGGAGATAGGAAGGACCCCGCTCTCTTCGGCTGCCGAGGTGGACCTGGCGGTGCAGGCGGCCAGGGATGCGTTTCCCTCCTGGCGCGCCACCCCCGCCCCGGAGAGGGCGCGGACGCTCTTCCGCCTCAAGGCCCTCCTCGACGAGCATCACGACGAGCTCGCGCGCCGACTCACGGTCGAGCACGGCAAGCCCGTGGCGGAGACCTGGGGCGAGATCCGGCGGGGCATCGAGAACGTCGAACACGCCTGCGGCGTCCCGACCCTGATGATGGGCGACACCGTGGAGGGCGTCGCGGCGGGGATCGACTCCGCCACCTGGCGACAGCCCATCGGTGTTTTCGGCGTGGTCACGCCCTACAACTTCCCGGTGATGATCCCGCTCTGGTTCTGGCCGTACGCGGTGGCGACCGGCAACACCGTCGTTCTCAAGCCGAGCGAGCAGGATCCGCTCACCCACCAGCGCGTGACCGCGCTCGCCGAGGAGGCTGGGCTGCCCGCCGGCGTGCTGAACGTGGTCCATGGCGACCGGACCTGCGTGGAGGCGATCTGCGACCATCCGGACGTGGCCGGCGTCTCCTTCGTCGGTTCGAGCGCCGCGGCGGGGGCGGTCTACGCCCGAGCCGCCCGCAGCGGGAAGCGGGTCCAGGCCCTCGGCGGAGCCAAGAATCATCTGATCGTGCTTCCCGACGCCGATCTCGACCGGGCCTCCGAGGCCTGCTCGGCTTCGATCTTCGGTTCGACCGGGCAGCGCTGCCTGGCGGGGAGCGTGATAGTCGGCGTTGGAGATGCGCACGCTCCGCTCCGTGAACGCTTCCTGGACCACGCGGCCTCCATCCGCCTGGGCGACGGTCTGGAACCTGAGACCGGCATGGGTCCCGTCATCTCGGAGGCGCACCGGGCGCGCGTGCAAGGCTACATCGACCGAGCGGAGGCCGAGGGAGCCGGCCTCGCCCTCGACGGCAGAAGCGCGACGGTGGCGGGTCTGGAGTCGGGCTACTGGCTTGGCCCCACCGTCTTCGAGCAGGTCAGACCGGAGAGCGAGCTGGGATCGGAGGAGGTCTTCGGGCCGGTCGCGGCGCTCAATCGGGCCGACTCCGTCGACGCCGCGCTGGAAATGCTCGGCCGGAGCAGCCACGGCAACGCTTGTTCGATATTCACGACGAGCGGGAAGGAGGCGCGCGAGTTCCGTTACCGCGCCGGAATCTCCATGATCGGGGTCAACGTCGGCGTGGCGGCTCCCATGGCCTTTTTCCCGTTCGGCGGGGCCCGGGCGAGCTTCTACGGAGACCTGAAGGCGCAGGGAAGGGACGCGGTGTCGTTCTATACCGATCAGCGGGTGGTGATCGAACGCTGGTGATGCTCCGCGCGCTGTTTTCGGCCCCCGCCGCCCCGTGCACGTTCGACGGCCGGCCGGCAGTCTTTCCCCGTCTGCCGGTACATGGTAAGATTTTAGGAGCCCGGGCGTAAGCCAACTCCCACCCCCAACGGAGGAACCAGCATGAATCCGAACCTGCGCCACCTGTCAATGGTGGTATCGGCCGCAACGGCAACCTTGCTCGTCGCCTGCGAGACCATCTCGCTCGAACCCGCCAGCGAGGCGACCACCATCCGTATCGAACCCCAGGACCTCTTCATCCAGGAGGGACAGACCGGTACGCTCAGAGTGGTGGTGCTCGACCAGAACGATCGCGAGATGCCGTCCCCCCCCACCTGGGCCCCGCCTCAGTGGAACATCACCGGCGCCGGCCTGAAGATAGGGCCGGACGGCTCGGTCGAGGGACTCCGGGGAGGTTTCAACAACGCCATCGCCCGGGTTGCCGGTAAGAGCGCGGCCGTCTCGGTCAAGGTCCAGCCCGACGAGGTAGCCCTAAGGGCCGTGCTCTACCTCAACCAGGCCGCGCAGAACCAGTCCGCCGGAGTTCGTACGATCGCGGGCAGGGCCGGCCTGCTCCGGGCGTTCGTCCTGGGCGACGAAGGCAGCTTCTACGAGCCTTCGGTCAAGGCGATGCTCTACCTGGGCGACGAAGAGGTCTACTCGGTCACCATGACGCCGGAAGGCGACTACCTGCCGGAACGGGTTGACGAGGGCAGGCTCGACCGATCCTATAACGCGGTGATCCCCGGGGAGCACATCCAGGAAGGACTTGAAA from Gemmatimonadota bacterium encodes:
- a CDS encoding NADP-dependent malic enzyme, producing the protein MASSRREALEYHSTGSPGKIEVVPTKSVSTQRDLTLAYSPGVAEPCREIAERPDDVFKYTARGNLVAVVSNGTAVLGLGNIGPLAAKPVMEGKGVLFKRFAGIDVFDLEVDAREAEDVIRFCEMLGPTVGGINLEDIAAPECFVIERTLRETLDIPVFHDDQHGTAIIAAAAFLNALDLVDKKVEDVRVVFSGAGASALSTASHLRRLGASPENIVLCDSRGVIHNGRDSGMNEYKEPFAVATEARTLEESLVGADVFIGLSVKGIVSPEMVRSMARDPIIFALANPDPEILPEEARAVRGDAIIATGRSDYPNQVNNVLGFPFIFRGALDVRARGINEEMMLAATLALAELARQEVPEAVRGAYSDNDLRFGRDYLIPKPFDHRVLFYVAPAVAAAAIRSGLARKALDLAEYRDSLHALLGPGRALMSATRARARARPARVVFPEGHNVNVIRAASELAAEGACRPVLLGRPPRVAEKAEWMGLDMSGVEVVYAAEMKAERRRYADELYRKRARKGLTLAEARWNLFKPVYFGLSMLQDGAADAMVAGIEAKYSEVLRSALHVVGSEEGIDRVSGLHVIALRNRDLVFLADTTVNIDPDAETLRDIAVQTATFVRRLGVTPRVAMVTFSNFGSVRHEESLKMARAVELVRAADPELEIDGEMQADTAVDQAKLENIYQFTHLSGPANVLIFSRLSAANAAYKLLDRLGGADSIGPILLGMAKPLHILERGCSVQHIVNLATIATVDWQTRARSIDNTTDV
- the pckA gene encoding phosphoenolpyruvate carboxykinase (ATP), with the translated sequence MSELDPNTLAPGLAPSKGVHARRSTAELCELALIRGEGRLTDMGAFAAVTEPHTGRSPNDRFIVRDDATDGAVGWGAHNRPCSVDGARALREDLIAHLARRPLVVHDARAGAHPGHAVGVRLITESAWHAMFARNMFLRLAAAELADFVPDFTILHAPSLQASPERHDTASETAIVTDFTNREVLIAGTRYAGEIKKSIFAVLNFLLPDEGVLPMHCSANVGLEKGDAALFFGLSGTGKTTLSADPARGLIGDDEHGWGPDGIFNFEGGCYAKTIDLSERTEPEIFRASRRFGTILENVALNGSRAANFDDRSITENTRASYPVHFIENAIEPSRAGHPRNVVFLTADAFGVLPPISRLSPDQAMYHFLSGYTAKVAGTERGVTEPTATFSACFGAPFMPRPPARYAAMLGELLANHGADVWLINTGWTGGGYGVGSRVALPYTRAMVDAALSGALRVGSFRVDEVFGVAVPRAVPDVPADILTPRATWSDPAAYDAAAGRLARMFHDNFERFRDEVADGVAGAGPKPS
- a CDS encoding CoA-acylating methylmalonate-semialdehyde dehydrogenase, which produces MEYAANYIDGSWRRSGGGTLAVTNPATGEEIGRTPLSSAAEVDLAVQAARDAFPSWRATPAPERARTLFRLKALLDEHHDELARRLTVEHGKPVAETWGEIRRGIENVEHACGVPTLMMGDTVEGVAAGIDSATWRQPIGVFGVVTPYNFPVMIPLWFWPYAVATGNTVVLKPSEQDPLTHQRVTALAEEAGLPAGVLNVVHGDRTCVEAICDHPDVAGVSFVGSSAAAGAVYARAARSGKRVQALGGAKNHLIVLPDADLDRASEACSASIFGSTGQRCLAGSVIVGVGDAHAPLRERFLDHAASIRLGDGLEPETGMGPVISEAHRARVQGYIDRAEAEGAGLALDGRSATVAGLESGYWLGPTVFEQVRPESELGSEEVFGPVAALNRADSVDAALEMLGRSSHGNACSIFTTSGKEAREFRYRAGISMIGVNVGVAAPMAFFPFGGARASFYGDLKAQGRDAVSFYTDQRVVIERW